A genome region from Thermoanaerobacterium xylanolyticum LX-11 includes the following:
- a CDS encoding ArsR/SmtB family transcription factor, with protein sequence MEGFPLKNSAIDIEKDFKKYETIAEKLKAIAHPYRLCIVRGLLSGECNVTTIQECLNLPQSTVSQHISKLKSAGIIEGKRNGLEICYRVVDNDIINLVKLLFND encoded by the coding sequence TTGGAGGGATTTCCGCTGAAAAACAGTGCTATAGACATCGAAAAAGATTTTAAAAAGTATGAAACAATAGCAGAAAAATTAAAAGCCATAGCGCATCCGTACAGGCTTTGCATCGTAAGAGGACTTCTATCAGGAGAATGCAACGTGACTACGATACAAGAATGCTTAAATTTGCCTCAATCCACAGTATCGCAGCACATATCAAAGCTAAAATCTGCTGGCATAATAGAGGGAAAGCGAAACGGACTTGAAATCTGCTATCGAGTTGTAGACAATGACATAATAAATTTAGTCAAGCTTTTATTTAATGATTAA
- a CDS encoding CoA-disulfide reductase → MKVVIVGGVAGGASAAARLRRLDEDAEIILFEKGEYISYANCGLPYYIGEVIKEREKLVVQTPEAMSKRFNIDIRTLSEVTKINPDEKTVVVHDIKNDRTYTESYDKLILSPGAEPIKPPMPGIDGKNIFTLRTIPDTYRIKDFVDNNKPKKAVVVGGGFIGLEVAENLKEAGLDVTIVELADHVMAPLDYEMAAIVHQRLKDKGVNLILKDGVKEFHHKEGITTVVLNSGNTLITDMVVLGIGVRPDTKLAKDAGLAIGERGGIKVNEYMQTSNPDIYAVGDAIEVKDYINGSNTLIPLAGPANKQGRIAADNICGRKSKYDGTQGTSVAKIFDLTVAATGNNETILKRSGTYYEKVIIHPNSHASYYPDALPMTIKLIFKKDDGKILGAQIVGFDGVDKRIDVIATAIRSNMTVYDLEELELAYAPPYSSAKDPVNMAGFVASNILKGDISVFHWDEVKDIDLSKSLILDVRTDLEYQLGNINGSINIPVDELRENLHKIPKDKDLYVYCQVGLRGYIACRILMQNGFKSVKNLSGGYKIYETATSDFTDITVKYDDEQTECGICVKDKKKSDDTVATATLEIDACGLQCPGPIMQTFNAIKNLKDGDILRIKASDPGFENDIKTWCQRTGNALLNLYHEGKIIVADIRKNAATKAVETKTSSDKNDKAIIVFSGDLDKAIAAFIIANGAAAMGRKVTLFFTFWGLNILRKPEKVSIKKDFFSKMFGMMMPRGSKKLKLSKMNMFGIGPKMIRYIMNKKNVSSLEDLIQQALKNGVRIVACNMSSDIMGITKDELIDGVELGGVASFIGAAEQSDTTLFI, encoded by the coding sequence ATGAAAGTTGTAATTGTCGGGGGCGTTGCTGGCGGCGCATCTGCTGCAGCAAGGTTAAGAAGACTTGATGAAGACGCTGAAATAATACTCTTTGAAAAGGGAGAATATATATCTTATGCCAACTGCGGTCTGCCGTATTATATAGGCGAAGTCATAAAAGAACGTGAAAAATTAGTCGTTCAAACACCAGAAGCTATGTCAAAGCGCTTCAACATCGACATAAGGACTCTATCAGAAGTCACAAAGATAAATCCTGATGAAAAAACCGTAGTCGTTCATGATATAAAAAATGACAGAACCTATACAGAAAGCTACGACAAACTGATACTGTCACCTGGCGCAGAACCTATAAAGCCACCGATGCCAGGCATAGATGGCAAAAATATTTTTACACTTAGAACTATTCCAGATACTTACAGGATAAAAGACTTTGTCGACAACAACAAACCTAAAAAGGCCGTTGTAGTAGGAGGAGGCTTTATTGGTCTTGAAGTAGCAGAAAATTTAAAAGAAGCAGGACTCGATGTGACAATCGTAGAATTAGCTGACCATGTAATGGCACCTCTTGATTACGAAATGGCTGCAATTGTACATCAACGCCTTAAAGATAAAGGTGTAAATCTCATATTAAAAGATGGTGTAAAAGAGTTTCACCACAAAGAAGGCATAACGACTGTCGTATTGAATAGCGGCAATACGTTAATCACTGACATGGTCGTATTAGGCATAGGCGTAAGGCCAGATACCAAATTAGCAAAAGACGCAGGCCTTGCAATCGGCGAAAGAGGCGGCATAAAAGTCAATGAATACATGCAGACATCAAATCCCGATATATACGCTGTAGGCGATGCTATAGAAGTAAAAGATTATATAAACGGAAGCAATACTTTGATACCATTAGCCGGACCTGCAAACAAACAAGGCCGTATCGCAGCAGACAATATTTGCGGAAGAAAAAGCAAATACGATGGTACACAAGGTACTTCTGTTGCAAAAATTTTCGACTTGACCGTGGCAGCAACAGGAAACAATGAAACAATCTTAAAAAGATCTGGGACATATTATGAAAAAGTCATAATACATCCAAATTCACATGCCAGCTACTATCCTGATGCACTGCCTATGACCATTAAACTCATATTCAAAAAAGATGACGGAAAAATCTTAGGCGCTCAAATAGTTGGATTTGACGGTGTTGATAAGAGAATAGATGTCATCGCTACTGCAATACGCAGCAATATGACAGTTTATGACTTAGAAGAACTTGAGTTGGCATACGCTCCACCATACTCATCAGCAAAAGACCCTGTAAACATGGCTGGTTTTGTAGCTTCCAATATATTAAAAGGTGATATAAGCGTATTCCACTGGGACGAAGTTAAAGATATAGATTTGTCTAAGTCTTTAATACTTGACGTAAGAACGGATCTTGAGTATCAACTTGGAAACATTAATGGTTCTATAAACATACCTGTAGATGAGCTAAGAGAAAATCTTCACAAAATTCCAAAAGATAAAGATCTATACGTATACTGTCAAGTAGGCTTAAGAGGATATATAGCTTGTAGGATACTGATGCAAAATGGCTTTAAATCTGTCAAAAATCTAAGTGGCGGTTATAAAATATACGAAACCGCAACATCAGATTTCACCGATATAACAGTGAAATACGACGATGAACAGACAGAGTGCGGCATCTGCGTAAAAGATAAAAAAAAATCAGATGACACAGTAGCAACGGCAACATTAGAGATCGATGCATGTGGACTTCAATGTCCGGGTCCTATAATGCAGACATTCAACGCAATAAAAAATCTAAAAGATGGAGACATACTAAGGATAAAGGCTTCAGACCCAGGATTTGAAAATGACATTAAGACATGGTGTCAAAGAACAGGAAATGCTCTTCTTAACTTATATCATGAAGGAAAAATCATTGTAGCAGATATAAGAAAAAATGCAGCTACAAAAGCAGTTGAAACAAAGACATCTTCTGATAAAAACGACAAGGCAATCATAGTATTCAGTGGAGACTTAGACAAAGCCATAGCCGCATTCATAATAGCAAATGGTGCTGCTGCAATGGGAAGAAAGGTAACTCTCTTCTTCACATTCTGGGGCCTTAATATACTGAGAAAGCCAGAAAAAGTGTCAATCAAGAAAGACTTCTTCAGTAAGATGTTTGGCATGATGATGCCAAGGGGTTCTAAAAAGCTAAAGCTTTCAAAGATGAATATGTTTGGCATAGGACCTAAAATGATAAGGTACATCATGAACAAGAAAAACGTATCTTCACTGGAAGATTTAATACAGCAAGCACTTAAAAACGGTGTAAGGATTGTGGCATGTAACATGTCGTCTGACATAATGGGTATAACTAAAGATGAGCTTATAGATGGTGTTGAATTAGGCGGCGTAGCATCATTTATAGGTGCAGCAGAACAGTCAGACACTACACTCTTTATATAA
- a CDS encoding VTT domain-containing protein, translated as MSLLKLGIDVVLHLDKYLGTIIQAYGTATYLLIFLILFFETGIVITPFLPGDSLIFAAGAFAAIGSLNVFTLFIVVALAAILGDTVNYHIGKFIGEKIYEAENLKLIKKEHLLEARNFYDKYGSMTIVLGRFIPIIRTFVPFVAGIGEMNYIHFLTYNALGGVAWAALFSFGGYYFGNLEVVKTHFGFVTIAIIVISLIPALVTFLRKK; from the coding sequence ATGTCATTATTGAAACTGGGAATTGATGTAGTTCTTCATCTTGACAAGTATTTAGGCACCATAATACAAGCGTATGGTACCGCCACATATTTACTTATATTCCTCATATTGTTTTTTGAGACAGGCATCGTCATAACGCCATTTTTGCCTGGTGATTCGCTAATATTTGCTGCAGGTGCTTTCGCTGCTATAGGTTCACTAAATGTATTCACCTTATTTATAGTAGTCGCGTTGGCTGCAATATTAGGTGACACTGTAAACTACCACATAGGAAAATTTATAGGCGAAAAAATATACGAAGCTGAAAACTTAAAATTGATAAAGAAAGAACACCTTTTAGAAGCCAGAAACTTCTATGATAAATACGGTAGTATGACAATAGTATTAGGAAGGTTCATACCTATCATAAGGACGTTTGTACCGTTTGTAGCAGGCATAGGTGAGATGAATTACATCCACTTCCTCACCTACAATGCATTAGGCGGCGTAGCCTGGGCAGCATTGTTTTCATTTGGTGGTTACTACTTTGGAAACCTTGAAGTTGTCAAAACACATTTTGGATTTGTCACAATAGCCATAATCGTGATTTCTCTGATACCTGCTTTAGTAACTTTCTTGAGAAAGAAGTAA
- a CDS encoding metal-dependent transcriptional regulator — translation MQDKFRTFSEYMKKENNSLTASMEDYLEMICRLSAKSGYVRLHEVANALNVQPPSATKMVQKLSELNLIDYEKYGVITLSNEGKSIGEALIKRHNTILELLKTLGIEENNLLEETEKIEHTVSTETLNCFLRFMDFLEQNNDIKEKLTQYMKSKRD, via the coding sequence TTGCAGGACAAATTTCGCACTTTCAGCGAATACATGAAGAAAGAGAATAACTCATTGACAGCATCTATGGAAGATTATCTCGAAATGATATGTAGATTATCAGCCAAATCAGGCTATGTAAGGCTGCACGAAGTGGCAAATGCATTGAATGTCCAGCCACCATCCGCCACAAAGATGGTTCAAAAACTTTCTGAGCTTAATCTTATAGACTATGAAAAATACGGCGTCATAACTTTAAGCAATGAAGGCAAATCAATCGGAGAAGCTCTTATAAAAAGGCATAACACAATCTTAGAACTTCTAAAGACACTTGGAATAGAAGAAAACAATCTTCTTGAAGAAACAGAAAAAATAGAACACACTGTAAGCACAGAAACGCTCAATTGTTTCTTACGTTTTATGGACTTTTTAGAACAAAATAACGACATTAAAGAAAAATTAACTCAGTACATGAAATCAAAAAGAGATTAA
- a CDS encoding Nramp family divalent metal transporter, with protein sequence MKDLNSVAVTDFAERSKKALGNLIVKKIADFLKYVGPAFVVSVAYIDPGNFATNITGGAKYNYSLLWVILWSNMIAIFLQYLSAKLGIATEKNLSQMCGAVFSKKINVFLFIVSEIAAIATTMAEFLGGAVGIYLLFKIPLAYAGVITGIVTLFITYLQRFGQKAVELIIEILIGVICLSYGFEMFLAKPEWLKVGLSTLMPTIVNEDALYIAVGMLGATVMPHVIFLHSQLVQSRNKGLSLKEKRHHLSMERLDIVIAMNIAFIVNAAMVIVSAAVFFKNGIYVDSIEDAHRSLEPLLGSFSGIAFALALLSSGFSSSAVGTMAGETVMDGFLNKTFPPLLKRIITIIPSMAVLFLGVNPMNALILSQVVLSFALPFAIIPLLLITSKREYMGELVNNLAATIVGWIISIFIILLNGILLYTTFQGMF encoded by the coding sequence ATGAAAGATTTAAATAGTGTGGCTGTGACAGATTTTGCTGAAAGAAGCAAAAAGGCTTTAGGAAATCTAATTGTAAAGAAGATCGCTGATTTTTTAAAGTATGTAGGTCCAGCGTTTGTAGTAAGCGTCGCTTATATAGATCCTGGCAATTTTGCTACAAATATAACTGGAGGTGCTAAATACAATTACAGTCTTTTGTGGGTCATCTTGTGGAGCAATATGATTGCAATCTTTCTACAATATTTATCGGCTAAGTTAGGAATAGCTACTGAAAAAAATCTATCTCAAATGTGTGGAGCCGTATTCTCAAAAAAGATTAATGTATTTCTATTTATCGTTTCTGAGATTGCAGCCATTGCAACCACGATGGCAGAATTTTTAGGCGGTGCTGTTGGCATATACCTTCTTTTTAAGATTCCATTGGCCTATGCAGGTGTCATAACTGGAATTGTGACGCTTTTCATAACTTATCTACAGAGATTTGGACAGAAGGCAGTTGAGCTAATAATTGAAATATTGATAGGTGTAATATGCTTATCGTATGGATTTGAAATGTTTTTAGCAAAGCCAGAATGGCTGAAGGTTGGACTTAGTACCTTGATGCCAACGATTGTCAATGAAGATGCCTTGTATATAGCAGTTGGTATGCTGGGAGCTACAGTAATGCCTCACGTAATATTTTTGCATTCTCAATTAGTTCAAAGTAGAAACAAGGGGTTAAGCTTAAAAGAGAAAAGGCACCACTTATCAATGGAAAGGCTGGACATTGTGATAGCCATGAACATTGCTTTTATTGTCAATGCGGCCATGGTAATTGTGTCAGCGGCAGTTTTCTTTAAAAATGGTATTTATGTTGATTCTATAGAAGATGCTCACAGATCATTAGAACCTTTATTGGGCTCTTTTTCAGGTATAGCTTTTGCATTAGCCCTTTTATCATCGGGATTTTCATCGTCTGCAGTTGGGACTATGGCAGGTGAGACGGTTATGGATGGATTTTTAAATAAAACTTTTCCTCCACTTTTAAAAAGGATTATTACGATAATACCGTCAATGGCAGTGCTTTTCTTAGGTGTAAATCCAATGAATGCCCTCATATTAAGCCAAGTCGTTTTAAGTTTTGCCCTTCCATTTGCTATAATACCACTGTTGTTAATAACTTCTAAAAGAGAATACATGGGGGAATTAGTAAACAATTTGGCTGCCACAATTGTAGGATGGATAATTTCGATTTTTATAATACTTTTAAACGGAATACTTTTGTATACTACCTTTCAAGGAATGTTTTGA
- a CDS encoding desulfoferrodoxin has protein sequence MTNLFGVYKCKECGNVVEVLNAGDGTLTCCEKPMEEQIVNTVDASKEKHVPVILKDGDTVTVKVGSVEHPMEEKHYIEWISILADGIYMRKMLKPGDKPEATFKTDAAKIQAWAYCNLHGLWTAEL, from the coding sequence ATGACAAATTTATTTGGAGTTTACAAATGCAAGGAATGCGGAAATGTTGTAGAAGTTTTAAATGCCGGTGATGGAACATTGACATGCTGTGAAAAGCCAATGGAAGAGCAAATAGTAAATACAGTTGATGCCAGCAAAGAAAAACACGTTCCTGTGATACTAAAAGACGGCGATACAGTAACAGTAAAAGTTGGCAGCGTAGAACATCCTATGGAGGAAAAACACTACATAGAGTGGATTTCAATTTTAGCTGACGGAATTTACATGAGAAAGATGTTAAAACCAGGCGATAAACCTGAGGCCACATTCAAGACAGATGCAGCGAAGATTCAAGCTTGGGCATATTGCAATTTGCACGGCTTGTGGACTGCAGAGCTTTAA
- a CDS encoding aspartate ammonia-lyase: protein MSYRIEHDILGYMEVPNDAYYGIHSLRAHENFNLSGEPIHRELIIALAQVKKAAAIANRNIKLLDKKIADAIIIACDEIIEGKFHDQFIVDALQGGAGTSANMNMNEVIANRAIELLGGEKGNYDLVNPVDHVNLSQSTNDVFPTAVRIAAIKLLKPLSQSFANLQVALQEKEDEFKDVIKMGRTELQDAVPVMLGQEFGAYAQAIARDRWRIYKVEERLRQVNIGGTAVGTGLNADIRYIYSVIEILRDITGIGLARAEYMMDPTQNNDVFVEVSGMLKAAATNLIKISNDIRLMSSGPRCGLMEITIPEVQAGSSIMPGKINPVIPEAVKQAAYQVLSCDYAITLGVQSGEFELNFTLPLIAYNLFNEIDLLKNAVDMFIYKCIKGIEANRHHLEEMVENSLSYAIVLSPHLGYEKASMIAKEAKEEGKTIREVAKKYLKEEQLDVILNEYEMTKPGIPGLKRLRGENR, encoded by the coding sequence ATGAGCTACAGGATAGAACACGATATTTTAGGATATATGGAAGTGCCTAATGATGCTTATTATGGCATTCACAGTTTAAGAGCTCATGAAAATTTCAATTTGTCAGGTGAACCAATTCACAGAGAGCTTATAATAGCACTGGCGCAAGTAAAAAAGGCGGCTGCTATAGCCAATAGAAACATAAAATTGCTTGATAAAAAAATTGCAGATGCTATAATTATTGCATGTGATGAAATAATCGAAGGTAAATTTCACGACCAATTCATCGTTGATGCACTTCAGGGTGGAGCAGGTACATCTGCAAATATGAATATGAATGAAGTCATAGCAAACAGGGCGATAGAGCTGCTTGGCGGCGAAAAAGGGAATTACGATTTAGTAAATCCCGTTGATCATGTAAACTTAAGCCAATCCACAAACGATGTTTTTCCTACTGCTGTAAGAATAGCTGCTATTAAACTTTTAAAGCCTTTAAGTCAAAGCTTTGCTAATCTACAAGTAGCGCTTCAAGAAAAGGAAGATGAGTTTAAAGACGTAATTAAGATGGGCAGGACGGAACTGCAAGATGCTGTGCCTGTGATGCTGGGTCAGGAGTTTGGAGCATATGCACAGGCAATCGCAAGGGATAGGTGGAGGATATACAAAGTGGAGGAAAGGCTAAGGCAGGTGAATATAGGAGGGACTGCTGTCGGTACAGGGCTAAATGCTGACATAAGGTATATCTATAGCGTCATTGAGATTTTAAGAGACATAACAGGAATTGGACTTGCCAGAGCTGAGTACATGATGGATCCTACTCAAAATAACGATGTTTTTGTGGAAGTATCAGGTATGTTGAAAGCTGCTGCTACAAACCTTATCAAGATATCTAATGATATTAGACTTATGTCATCAGGTCCAAGATGTGGACTTATGGAGATAACCATACCGGAAGTACAAGCTGGTTCGTCTATAATGCCAGGCAAGATAAATCCAGTAATACCTGAGGCAGTAAAACAGGCAGCATATCAAGTATTGTCCTGCGATTATGCTATCACATTAGGAGTACAATCTGGTGAATTTGAGCTTAATTTCACATTGCCGCTTATTGCCTATAATCTTTTCAACGAAATTGATCTTCTTAAAAATGCAGTAGACATGTTTATATATAAATGCATAAAAGGTATAGAGGCTAATCGACATCACCTTGAAGAAATGGTGGAAAACAGCTTATCATATGCGATTGTGTTAAGCCCTCATTTGGGATACGAAAAAGCATCTATGATAGCAAAAGAGGCTAAAGAGGAAGGAAAGACGATAAGAGAAGTTGCTAAAAAATATTTAAAAGAAGAACAGCTTGATGTCATACTTAATGAATATGAAATGACAAAACCGGGTATACCGGGATTAAAAAGATTGAGAGGGGAAAATAGATGA
- the hydF gene encoding [FeFe] hydrogenase H-cluster maturation GTPase HydF, with product MNTTPNASRLHISIFGRRNAGKSSIINALTNQNIAIVSDVAGTTTDPVHKAMEILPIGPVVIIDTAGLDDTGELGELRVKKTYEVLNRTDLALLVIDGMVGPSKFEEEILDKIREKNIPVVGVLNKADLAQFNFIQKADWEKRLKLELVETSANSGYGIEELKRQIIKKAPYDDKELSLVSDLINPGDFVVLVVPIDKAAPKGRLILPQQQVIREVIESDAIAIVTKEYELKETLENLGKKPALVITDSQVFLKVSADTPRDIPLTSFSILFARYKGDLDELTKGLKALERLKPGDKVLIAEGCTHHRQSDDIGKVKIPRWIRQIVGGDIQFDFSSGMTFPDNLEQYKLIVHCGGCMLNKREMMYRISYAKGKEIPIVNYGLLIAYVQGILPRAIEMFPSAKLIYDDDQQY from the coding sequence ATGAATACGACGCCAAATGCATCGAGATTGCATATATCAATATTTGGCAGAAGAAACGCGGGAAAATCAAGCATAATAAATGCACTTACAAATCAAAACATCGCTATTGTTTCCGATGTAGCAGGTACTACAACAGATCCTGTGCATAAAGCGATGGAGATACTGCCAATAGGCCCTGTAGTGATAATAGATACTGCAGGACTTGATGATACAGGAGAGCTGGGGGAACTAAGGGTCAAAAAAACGTATGAAGTACTAAATAGGACGGATCTTGCTTTGCTTGTAATAGATGGCATGGTTGGACCGTCGAAGTTTGAGGAGGAAATTTTAGATAAGATCAGAGAAAAAAACATTCCAGTTGTAGGTGTTTTAAACAAAGCTGATCTGGCTCAATTTAATTTCATTCAAAAAGCTGATTGGGAAAAGAGATTAAAATTAGAGCTTGTTGAGACGTCTGCCAATAGCGGTTATGGCATAGAAGAGCTTAAAAGGCAAATAATTAAAAAGGCCCCTTACGATGATAAAGAGCTTTCTTTGGTGTCTGATTTGATAAATCCTGGTGATTTTGTCGTACTTGTAGTTCCTATAGATAAGGCTGCACCTAAAGGGAGGCTTATACTACCGCAGCAGCAGGTGATAAGAGAAGTGATTGAAAGTGATGCTATAGCTATTGTCACAAAGGAATACGAGCTGAAAGAAACATTGGAGAATTTAGGGAAGAAACCGGCATTAGTTATTACTGACTCGCAGGTTTTCTTAAAAGTAAGTGCAGATACACCTCGAGACATACCTTTAACATCTTTTTCAATTCTCTTTGCAAGGTACAAAGGGGACCTTGACGAATTGACAAAAGGGCTTAAAGCATTAGAAAGGCTTAAACCTGGCGATAAGGTTCTTATAGCAGAAGGATGTACACACCACAGGCAGTCGGATGATATAGGAAAAGTAAAAATACCCAGGTGGATACGTCAAATTGTCGGAGGTGATATTCAATTTGATTTTTCAAGTGGCATGACATTTCCAGACAATCTTGAACAGTACAAGCTTATTGTTCATTGCGGTGGCTGTATGCTTAATAAGAGAGAAATGATGTACAGAATATCTTACGCAAAAGGCAAAGAAATACCGATTGTAAATTATGGGCTTTTGATTGCGTACGTGCAAGGGATTTTGCCTCGGGCAATTGAGATGTTTCCGTCTGCAAAGCTTATTTACGATGATGACCAGCAATATTGA
- a CDS encoding MFS transporter: MNSFYIFFEKLTDSVFPALRHRNFRLFWFGQMISLIGTWMQNIGQDWLVLKLTNSAFLLGVVSALQFLPMLFLSLFAGVVIDRFPKRKILIFTQTSLMMTALALATLTALNAINYWEILVLATIVGFINTIDNPARQSFIIDLVGKEDLMNAISLNSSIFNAARIIGPGIAGVLIGLLGYALCFYLNALSFIAVITGLILIDVKISKTKTMLKKEEVISDIKEGLLYIKNTPIIFSTILMMAVLSTFAINFNVLVPVFAKNILNQNSTGYGFLMSSMGVGALIGALILASLSKKGAKPFYLILGGCGLCVFQILIGFQSYYWLTTILLALSGFSMITFSASANTTVQLNSSNRFRGRVMSVYSLVFGGVTPIGAIYAGSLAEKVGAHMTFIISGIIGISYILYVVLFKYKKSFSSNIAEDD; this comes from the coding sequence TTGAACTCATTCTATATTTTTTTCGAAAAACTGACCGACAGTGTTTTCCCTGCATTAAGGCATAGAAATTTCAGATTGTTTTGGTTTGGACAAATGATATCCCTCATAGGCACGTGGATGCAAAATATTGGTCAAGATTGGTTAGTCCTTAAATTGACCAATTCTGCATTCTTGTTGGGTGTCGTCAGCGCCCTTCAATTTTTGCCTATGCTTTTTTTATCTCTGTTTGCTGGTGTCGTAATAGATAGATTTCCAAAGAGGAAAATCCTTATATTTACTCAGACAAGCCTAATGATGACAGCTTTGGCTCTTGCAACGCTAACTGCACTAAACGCAATAAACTACTGGGAAATACTCGTTTTAGCAACCATCGTCGGTTTCATAAACACCATAGACAATCCTGCAAGGCAATCATTTATAATCGATTTAGTTGGCAAAGAAGACTTGATGAATGCAATATCACTTAATTCTTCCATATTCAATGCAGCCAGAATCATAGGACCTGGCATAGCAGGCGTGCTTATAGGTCTTTTAGGTTATGCACTGTGCTTTTACCTCAATGCATTAAGCTTTATTGCAGTAATCACCGGGTTAATCCTTATTGATGTAAAAATAAGCAAAACAAAAACAATGTTAAAAAAAGAAGAGGTAATATCAGATATAAAGGAAGGGCTTTTGTATATTAAAAATACACCGATAATATTCTCTACTATACTCATGATGGCAGTTTTAAGCACGTTCGCCATAAATTTCAATGTTTTGGTACCTGTGTTTGCAAAAAACATCTTAAATCAAAATTCTACAGGATATGGCTTTCTCATGTCATCAATGGGTGTTGGCGCATTAATAGGCGCTCTAATACTGGCATCATTAAGCAAGAAAGGCGCAAAACCATTCTATCTCATATTAGGTGGATGTGGCTTATGTGTCTTCCAAATCTTAATCGGTTTTCAAAGCTACTATTGGCTTACAACGATTCTCCTCGCTTTATCTGGATTTTCTATGATTACTTTCTCTGCATCGGCAAATACCACCGTACAGCTTAATTCCAGCAACAGATTTAGAGGAAGAGTCATGAGCGTATACTCTTTAGTATTTGGAGGCGTCACACCTATAGGTGCCATTTACGCAGGAAGCCTTGCAGAAAAAGTAGGCGCACACATGACATTTATAATAAGCGGCATTATAGGCATCTCATATATACTGTATGTAGTATTATTTAAGTATAAAAAGAGCTTTTCTTCAAATATTGCCGAAGACGACTAA